The Catenulispora sp. MAP5-51 DNA window CGCGCTCGCGCCCTGGGCACGCCCGGAGCGGATCCCGCTGTCCTACGCCCAGGAGCGTCTGTGGTTCCTCGAACAGCTGGCTTTGTCGAGGTCGATGTACAACGTCCCCATCGTGGTCCGGGTGAACGGGCTGGACACGGCTGCCATGGCCGCCGCGTTCCGGGACGTGCTGGAACGCCACGAGATGCTGCGCACGGTCTTCCCGGCCTGGGACGGCCGGCCGTACCAGGCCGTCATCCCGATGCCGGACCTGGACTGGGAGATGTCGACCGCCGAGGTGGCCGAGGCGGACCTGCCCGAGGCGATCACCCAGGCGGTCTGGCAGCCGTTCGACCTCGCGACCGGGATCCCGCTGCGGGTGCGGCTCCTCGAGGCCGGACCGGGCGACTTCGTGATGGTCGTGGTGGTGCACCACATCGCGACGGACGGCTGGTCCATGGGCCCGCTGGCGCGGGACGTGTCGGTGGCGTACGCGGCACGGTCGCAGGGTTCTGCGCCAGTCTGGGAGCCGCTGCCGGTGCAATACGCGGACTACTCGCTGTGGCAGCGTGAACTGCTGGGTTCCGAGGACGATCCGGACAGCGTGCAGTCCCGCCAGATCGCGTACTGGCGCGAGGCGCTGGCCGGAGCGCCCGAGGAGCTGGAGCTGCCCCGGGACCACGCACGGCCGGAGGTTGCCGACCACCGGGGCCACACGGCTCGTCTGGCGGTGCCCGCCGAGGTCCACGCCGATCTGGCGGAGCTGGTCCGGAGCCGCGGCGTGACGCTGTTCATGGTGATGCAGGCCGCGCTGGCCCTGCTGCTTTCCAAGCTGGGTGCGGGCACTGACATCCCCATCGGTTCGCCGGTGGCCGGCCGTACCGACGAGGCCCTCGACGACCTGATCGGCTTCTTCGTCAACACCCTGGTTCTGCGTACCGACGTCTCCGGCGACCCGACCTTCGAGCAGCTGCTGGAGCAGGTCCGCGAGGTGACGCTGTCGGCGATGGCGAACCAGGACGTCCCGTTCGAGCGCCTGGTGGAGGCGCTGTCCCCGACCCGGTCGCTGGCGCGGCATCCGCTGTTCCAGGTGATGCTCGTCGTGCAGAACAACGAGGCCGGCAAGCTGGAGCTGCCGGGCCTGGAGGCCTCCGGGATGCCCGCGGGCGAGCCCGCGGCGCGCCTGGACCTGGAACTGAGCATCACCGAGACCTTCGACGAGGCCGGGAACCCGGCGGGACTGCGGGGTTCGGTGACGGCCGCGGCCGACCTGGCCGACGCGCAGAGCGCCGAGGTGCTGGCGGATCGGTTCGTGCGGGTCTTGACGGCGGTCGCCGCGGAACCGCGGCTGCGGACCGGGCAAGTCGATGTGCTCGGCTCCGTGGAGCGCCGGCGAGTTGTGGAGGAGTGGAACGGCACAGCGGTGGAGGTGCCGTTCGCGTCGCTGGCGGCGCTGTTTGCCGAGCAGGTCGCGTCGAACCCGGACTCGATCGCGGTGGTGTGTGAGGACTCTGCTGTCACCTATCGCGAGGTGGATGCTCGGGCTGCTCGTCTCGCGCGGCATCTCGCGGGTCTCGGTGTGGGGCCGGAGCGCGTGGTGGGCGTGTGCCAGGAGCGGTCGGTGGAGATGGTGGTCTGTCTGCTGGCTGTGCTGAAGGCCGGCGGTGCGTACCTGCCGTTGGACCCGGAGTATCCGGCCGACCGTCTCGGCTTCGTGGTTCAGGACGCCGGCGCGGTGTGTGTGCTGACGAGCGAAGCGCTCAGGGCTGTGCTGCCGGCCTCGGACGACGTCCCGATCGTGGTGCTGGACGAGTTGCCGTCGCAGCCAGAGGCGGATGGTTCGCTGTTCGAGGACGTCGCCGTCCTGCCTTCGCATCCGGCGTATGCGATCTTCACGTCGGGGTCGACGGGGCGCCCGAAGGGCGTGATGGTTCCGCAGGCAGGCGTGGTGAACCGCTTGCAGTGGATGCAGGGGCAGTACGGTCTGACCTCCGCGGATCGGGTGGTGCAGAAGACGCCGTTCGGGTTCGACGTGTCGGTGTGGGAGTTCTTCTGGCCCCTGATCTCGGGCGCGGGCCTGGTCATGGCTCGGCCCGGCGGTCACCGCGACCCGGGGTATCTGGCGGGTCTGATGCGCCGTGAGCACGTGTCGGTGGCGCACTTCGTGCCGTCGATGCTGGAGGTGTTCCTGCGGGAGCCGGCGGCTGCGGACTGCTCCGGACTCCGCTGGGTGTTCTGCTCCGGCGAGGCGTTGCCGGGATCGGTGCGGGACCGTTTTGCCGAAGTCGTCGGGGCGCCTTTGCTGAACTTGTACGGGCCGACCGAAGCCTCCGTTGATGTGACCGCCTCTCGGTGTGCTTATGACGACGGTCCGGTGTGGATCGGTCGGCCGGTGTGGAACACGCAGGTGTTCGTACTGGACGCGGCCCTCAACCCGGTCGCGCCGGGCGTGGCCGGTGAGCTGTATCTGGCCGGCGTGCAGCTGGCGCGCGGCTATGCCGGGCGTAGCGGGCTGACGGCGGAACGCTTCGTGGCGAACCCGTTCGACCCGGGTACCCGGATGTATCGGACCGGGGACGTGGTGCGCTGGGGTTCCGGCGGCCTGGAGTATCTGGGCCGCGCCGACGACCAGGTGAAGATCCGCGGCTTCCGGATCGAACTCGGCGAGATCGAGTCGGTCGTCTCGGATTCCCCGCTGGTGTCACAGGCTGCTGTCATCGCCCGGGAGGACGTCCCCGGCGACAAGCGCCTGGTCGCCTATGTCGTCTCCGCCGACGGTGGGACACCAGATGGCGATCTGGCCGCTGCGGTCCGCGCGACTGCTGCTGAACGGCTGCCGGAGTACATGGTTCCCTCGGCCGTCGTGGTGCTGGACGCCCTTCCGTTGTCGGTGAACGGGAAGCTGGATCGCAAGGCTCTGCCGGCGCCCGACTACGCGGCGAACTCGACTGGTCGTGCTCCGTCCACGGTGGTGGAGGAGGTCCTGTGTTCGGTCTTCGCCGAGGTGCTGGGTCTGGAGCGGGTCGGCGTCGATGACAACTTCTTCGAGCTCGGCGGGCATTCGCTGCTGGCGGTGACTCTCCTGGAGCGCCTCGCCAACCGTGGGGTCTCGGCCAGCGTCAGGGCCCTGTTCGCCTCGCCGACCCCGGCCGGGATCGCGGCCGTGGCCGGTGTGCCGCAAGTGAAGGTGCCGCCGAACCGGATCCCGGTGGACGCGCAAGAGATCACCCCGGACATGGTCACGCTCGTCGACCTGTCGCAGGCCGAGATCGATCTGATCGTCGCGAAGGCATCCGGCGGCGCGGCGAACATCGCCGACATCTATCCGCTGGCCCCGCTTCAGGAAGGCATGTTCTTCCACCACCTGCTCGCCCAGGACGCCGGCACCGCGGACGTGTACATCCAGCCGCTGGTGGTCCAGTTCGACTCCCGCGATCGCCTGGACACGATGCTGGCGGCGCTCCAGCAGGTGGTGGACCGTCACGACATCTACCGCACCGCCGTCATCTGGGAAGGCCTGCCCGAACCGGTCCAGGTCGTCAGCCGACGCGCGGACCTGCCGGTCATGCAGACCGTTCTCGATGACGGCGGGGACTGCGACGCGATCGCCCAGCTGCTCGCGGCGGCCGGGCCGAGCATGGACCTGGACCGGGCTCCGTTGCTGCGGGTGGTCACCGCTCGCGATCTGGGGACCGACCAGTGGCTCGTGCTGATCCAGATCCACCATCTCCTGCAAGACCACACCAGCCACGACGTCCTGATGGAGGAGCTCGCGGCGATCCTGCGCGGCGAGGGTCATCTGCTGCCCGCGGCACGGCCGTTCCGGGACTTCGTGGCGCACGCCCGGCTCGGCGTCTCCCGCGAGGAGCACAGCCGGTTCTTCGCGGAACTGCTCGGCGGCGTGACGGAGCCGACCGCACCGTTCGGCCTGCTGGACATCCACGGCGACGGCGAGGACGTCGAAGAGGTCGAACTCGCTGTCGACGACGCGCTCGCCGGCCGGATCCGGGAGCAGGCCCGGGTCCTCGGGGTGTCGGCGGCGACGCTGTTCCACGTGGCGTGGGCCCGGGTTCTGGCGTCCGTGTCCGGGCGGGACGACGTGGTGTTCGGCACCGTGCTGTTCGGCCGGATGAACGCCGGCGAAGGCGCGGACCGCGTCCCCGGACCGTTCATGAACACGCTGCCGGTGCGGGTCGAGGTCGGCGCGTCGAGCGTCGGGGCAGCGGTCGCCGGGATGCAGTCGCAGCTTGCTGATCTGCTCGTCCACGAGCACGCGCCGTTGGCGGTCGCGCAGCAGGCCAGTGGTGTGGTCGCGCCGGCTCCGCTGTTCACCTCGATCCTGAACTTCCGCCACAGCCACCGCAACACCGACAACGGCCACGAGCCGAGCGCGGACACCCAGGTCAAGGGCATCCGCACCGTCTACGCGCGGGAGCGCACCAACTACCCGCTGAGCGTGACGGTCGACGACGTCGGCACCGGGTTCGTCATCGGCGTGGCCGTCACGGCGCCGGTCGGCCCCGAGCAGGTCTCGGCGCTGCTGCACACCGCGGTGGATGGTCTGCTCGACGCGCTGGAACAGGCTCCTGACACGTCCCTCGTCGCCGTCGCGACCCTCGCCGGCGCCGATCGCTCCCAGGTGTTGGAGGCCTGGAACGACACGGCGGTCCCGGTGACGTGGGCCCTGGTGCCCGAGCAGTTCGCCGAGCGGGTAGCCGAGTGTCCCGAGGCTGCGGCCGTGGTGTGTGGGGATATCGCAGTCAGCTATGGCGAACTCGACGCCCGCGCGAACCGCCTCGGCCGTCATCTGCGCAGTGTCGGCGTCGGACCGGAGTCGGTCGTGGCGCTGCGGATGCCGCGCGGCGTCGAGATGGTGGTGGCGGTTCTGGGCGTTTGGAAGGCGGGGGGCGCCTATCTCCCGCTGGATCCGGACTATCCGGCCGAGCGCCTGGAATTCATGATCGCCGATGCTGCTCCGGCCTGCGTCCTGACGGCTGATGCCGTCGCCGGCGCGGTGGCGGATCAGAGTCTGTCCTCGGCTCCGTTGGAGGCTTTGCCGCGGTCCGCTGATGCTTTGGCCTATGTGATCTACACGTCGGGGTCGACGGGCCGGCCGAAGGGCGTACAGATCACGCACGGCGGTCTGGCGAACTACGTGGTGTGGGCCGCGGGCGCGTACGGCGCGTCGGGGCAGCGCTCCGCGGTACTGCATTCCTCGTTGGCCTTCGACCTGACGGTGACGAGCGTGTTCGTGCCGTTGGTGTCGGGCTCGGCGGTGACCGTGGACGCCGTCGGCGGGGTGGAGGGCCTGGCCGGAGTGCTGGCCCGCGGCGGCGGATTCGGTGTCCTGAAGGTGGTTCCGGGACACCTGCCGCTGCTGGGCGCTTCGGTTCCGGCCTCGGGACTGGCGGCGGCGGCGCGAACCATGGTGGTCGGCGGCGAGGCGCTGCCGGGCTCGGTGGTGCGTGATTGGCTGGCGGCCTCGCCGCGGTCGGTGGTGGTCAACGAGTACGGGCCGACGGAGACCGTGGTCGGCTGTTGCGTGTACTTGGTCGGCACCGGCGACGAGGTGCCGGACTCGGTGCCGATCGGCCGTCCGATCGCGAACATGCGCATGTACGTGCTCGATGGCGGGTTGCTCCCGGTACCGCCGGGCGCGGTCGGGAAGCTCTACATCGCCGGTGCGCAGATGGCCCGCGGCTACGGAGGCCGTCCCGGACTGACCGCCGGCCGCTTCGTGGCAGACCCCTTCGAGGCCTCGGCGCGGATGTATCGGACCGGTGACCTGGCGCGATGGTCGGCCGAAGGGGTGCTGGAGTTCCTGGGCCGGGCCGACGACCAGGTGAAGGTCCGCGGATTCCGGATCGAGCCGGGGGAGATCGAGGCGGTTCTGGCCGACCTGGAGCCGGTGTCGCAGGCCGCTGTCATCGCCCGCGAGGACAGCCCCGGGGACAAGCGCCTGGTCGCCTACATCGTCCCGGCCGACCCGGGCCAGGAGGACTGGGATGATCTCCTCACCGGTCTGCCGGCCCACATCAAGGCCTCGGCGGCCGAGCGGCTGCCCGAGTACATGGTCCCGTCGGCGGTGGTCGTCCTGGACGCCCTCCCGCTCACCGTGAACGGGAAGCTCGATCGCGGAGCCCTGCCGGCACCCGACTACGGCGCGATGTCGACCGGGCGTGCCCCGTCCACTCCGTTGGAAGAGGCTTTGGCCTCGCTGTTCGCCGAAGTGCTCGGACTGGAGCGGGTCGGCGCCGACGACGACTTCTTCGCCCTCGGCGGGCACTCGCTCCTGGCGACCAGGCTGGTCGGCCGGATCCGCTCGCAGCTGGGCGTCGAGATGGGGATCCGGGCGGTGTTCGAGAAGCCGACCGTGGCCGGCCTGGCAGAGCGGCTGGCCGCGCCGAAGGAGACCGCGGTGAAGAAGGCCAGGCCGGCGCTGCGTCCGCGCCGTGGGAATGGAGAATTCTGATGATCCCGTTGTCGTTCGCTCAGCGTCGCCTGTGGTTCCTGGACCAGTTCGACGGTCCTGGCTCCTCCTACGTGAACCCGGTCGTGGTGCGGCTGTCCGGGGAACTGGACGCCGCCGCGCTCACCGCGGCGTTCCGCGACCTCCTGCTCCGGCACGAGGCGCTGCGCACGGTGTTCCCGTCCGACGGCGGCGAACCGTATCAGTCGGTGCTCCCCGCCGAGGAGATCGCGGCGTGGGACCTTCCCGTCGCCGCCGTCACCGAGGCGGAGCTGCCCGGGGAGCTGGTGGCCGCCGTGGAGCAGCCCTTCGACCTGGCGTCGCAGGTCCCGCTGCGGGCGCGGCTGTTCCGCCTCGGTCCGCAGGAGCACGTCCTGGCGCTCACCGTGCACCACATCGCGACCGATGGCTGGTCGATGGGCCCGCTGGCCCGGGACGTCTCCCTCGCCTACGCGGCGCGGTGCCAAGGGGAGGCGCCGCAGTGGGAGCCGCTCCCGGTGCAGTACGCGGACTACGCGCTCTGGCAGCGGGAGGTCCTCGGGTCCGAGGACGATCCCGAGAGCGTCATCTGGCAGCAGGTCGCCTACTGGCGGGACGCGCTCGCCGGCGCGCCGGAGGAACTGGTCCTGCCCGTCGACCATCCGCGTCCGCCGGTCAGCGGATATCAGGGCCACACCGCCGAGCTGCGCATCCCGGCCGAAGCCCATGAGCGGCTCGCGGCGCTGGCGCTCCGCCGGGGCGTGACGCTGTTCATGGTGGTGCAGGCGGCTTTGGCGGTGACGCTGTCGAAGCTGGGTGCGGGTACTGACATACCCATCGGTTCGGCGATCGCCGGTCGGACGGACGACGCGCTCGACGATCTGATCGGCTTCTTCGTCAACACCCTGGTTCTGCGCACCGACGTCTCCGGCGACCCGACGTTCGAGCAGCTGCTCCAGCGCGTGCGCGAGGCGAGCCTGTCCGCCCTGGAGAACCAGGACGTGCCGTTCGAGCGCCTGGTCGAGCTGCTGTCGCCGGCCCGGTCGATGTCGCGCCACCCGCTCTTCCAGGTGATGCTCACCGTCCAGAACACGGCGGGTGGCGTGCTGGAGCTGCCCGGCCTGAAGGCTTCCGGCATAGCCGGCGCCGACCCGGCGGCCCGGTTCGACCTGGACGTCACGGTCGGGGAGCTGTTCGGCGCGGACGGCCGGCCCGGCGGCCTGCTCGGCGAGGTGACGATGGCCGCCGACCTGTTCGATCCGCAGAGCGCTGAGACGTTCGCGGAGCGGTTCGCGCGCGTGCTCGACGCGATGGCCCAGGACCCCTCGTCGCTGGTGAGCGCCGTGGAGGTGATGGACGCCGACGAGCGTGAAACGGTCCTGCGGTCCTGGAACGACACCGCGGTCGCCGTGCCTGCCGCGGAGGGCGTGCACGCGCTCATCGCCGCGCACGCGGGGCACACCCCAGATTCTGCGGCAGTGCTCTGCGATGACACGGTCCTCACCTATGGCGAGCTGAACGCAAGAGCCAACCGTCTTGCGCGCCACCTGGTCGGCCTCGGAGTCGGACCGGAAAGCATGGTCGGGCTGTGCATGCCTCGCGGTCCCGAACTCATCGTCTCGCTTCTGGCCGTACTCAAGGCCGGGGGCGCGTACCTTTCGCTGGACCCTGATTATCCGGCCGAGCGGATCGCCGCGATGGTCGAGGACGCCCGTCCGGCGTGCGTGGTGGTCGCGGACGGCTCGCAGCCGGCGTCGTCCGCGATCGGCGACGTCCCGCGGGTGACCCTCGACGCCGATCTGGCGGATCGGTTGGCGGTGCTGAGCCCCGAGGACCTGACGAACGAAGACCGGTCTGCTCCTGTGCTCCCGTCGCATCCGGCGTACGTCATCTACACGTCCGGATCGACCGGTCGCCCCAAGGGCGTGGTGATCCAGCACCACGGGTTCGTGAACCTGGCGAAGGCGGTCGCCGGGCGCTTCGGCCTGGCGCCCGGGCACCGCATGGCGCAGTTCGCGTCGGCGGGCTTCGACCAGTTCTGCTCGGACTGGACCGCGGTGCTCACGGCGGGCGCGACCATGGTCGTCGTGCCCTCGGACCGGCGGTTGGGCCCCGATCTGGTCGCGCTGCTGGCCGAGCAGCAGGCCACGCACGTGCCGATGCCGCCGGCGGTGCTGGCTGACGTCGAGCCCGGCGCCATCGGCGACGGCGTCCTGCTGGACGTCGGCGGCGAAGCCTGCCCGCCGGAGGTCATGGCCCGCTGGGCGTCCGGCCGCGTGATGTTCAACTCCTACGGCCCGACCGAGTCCACGGTCGACGCGCTGGTCTGGCGCTGCCGTGCGGAGTCCCCGGAGGTCCTGATCGGCTCGCCGCTGCCGAACACCCGCGCGTACGTCCTCGACGACGCGCTGCACCCGGTTCCGGCCGGCGTGGCCGGGGAGCTCTACATCGCCGGCGTCCAGCTGGCGCGCGGCTATCTGGGCCGTCCGGGTCTGAGCGCGGAGCGGTTCGTGGCCAACCCCTTCGAACCGGGCGCCCGGATGTACCGGACCGGGGACGTGGCGCGCTGGACCGCCGACGGCGAGGTGGCGTTCGCCGGCCGGGCCGACGACCAGGTGAAGATCCGCGGGTTCCGGATCGAGCCGGGTGAGGTCGAGTCGGTCGTGGCAGCCCATCCTTCGGTGGACCGCGTCGTCGTGGTGGCCAGGGAGGACGTGCCGGGGGACAAGCGCCTTGTCGCCTATGTCGTTCCGGCTGGCAGTTCCGAGCCGCCCGCCGACATGCCTGCCGATCTGCCGGCGGCGGTGCGGACCCACGCCGCCGAGCATCTGCCCGAGTACATGGTCCCGGCAGCAGTCGTGCTACTGGACGCTCTTCCGTTGACGGTCAACGGGAAACTGGATCGCAAAGCCCTGCCGGCCCCCGACTACGCGGCGTCGGCCTCGACGGACCGGGCACCGGCCACGGTCGTCGAGGAAGTCCTGTGTTCGGTGTTCGCCGACGTCCTGGGCCTGGCCCGGGTCGGCGTCCACGACGACTTCTTCACGGTGGGCGGCCATTCGCTGCTGGCGACCCGGCTGGCGAGCCGCATCCGTTCGGTGTTCGACGCCGAACTGTCGGTCCGCGCTGTCTTCGAGTCCCCGACCCCGGCCGGTCTGGCCCGGCGCCTGACGCTGGCCGGCCCGGCCCGCACAGGGCTCTCGGCCCGCGTGCGGCCCGAGCACGTGCCGCTGTCGTTCGCCCAGCGGCGGCTGTGGTTCCTGGGACAGCTCGAAGGCCCCAGCGCGACCTACAACCTGCCGACCGCGCTGCGGTTGACGGGTGAGCTGGACTCCTTGGCGCTGGAGGCGGCGCTGCGGGACGTCGTGGCACGGCACGAGGTGCTGCGCACCGTGTTCCCGATGGCTGAGGGCCAGCCGTATCAGCACGTCCTGTCCCCGGAGGAGCTGGACTGGGCGCTGCCGATCGTGGCGGCCGGCGAGAGCGACCTGTCCGAACTGGTGGAGGCGGAGGCGAACCATGTCTTCGATCTGACCGCCGAGGCGCCGGTGCGGGCGCGGTTGTTCGTCGTCGGCCCGGCGGAGCACGTGCTCGTCCTGGTGGTGCACCACATCGCCACGGACGGCTGGTCGATGGGCCCGCTGGCGCGGGACGTCTCCGAGGCGTACGCCGCGCGCTGTCGCGGTGAGGCGCCGGTGTGGTCGCCGTTGCCGGTGCAGTACGCGGACTACGCGCTGTGGCAACGGGAACTGCTGGGGTCGGAGGAGGACCCGGACAGTCTGGTGTCCGGTCAGGTGGGGTATTGGCGGGAGGCTCTGGCGGGGATTCCGGAGGAGCTGGCGCTGCCGACGGATCGTCCGCGTCCGGCGGTCGCCAGCCATCGCGGCCACACCGCCGGCGCGTTCGTGCCGGCCGAGGTGCACCGGCGGCTGGCCGAGATCGCCCGGGACCGGGGCGTGACGCTGTTCATGGTGGTGCAGGCGGCTTTGGCGGTGACGCTGTCGAAGCTGGGTGCGGGTACTGACATACCCATCGGTTCGGCGATCGCCGGTCGGACGGACGATGCGCTCGACGATCTGATCGGCTTCTTCGTCAACACCCTGGTTCTGCGCACCGACGTCTCCGGCGACCCGACCTTCGAAGAGTTGCTGCAGCGGGTCCGGGAGACGAGCCTGTCGGCGTTCGCCAACCAGGACGTCCCGTTCGAACGGCTCGTCGAAGTCCTGTCCCCGGCTCGGTCCATGGCCAGGCATCCGCTGTTCCAGGTGATGCTGGTCCTGCAGAACACCGAGGCCGGGGTGCTGGAGCTCCCGGGTCTGCGGGCGTCGGGGTTGGCGTCGGGCGAGTTGGCGGCGCGGTTCGACGTGGAGGTGGGGGTCGGAGAGGTCTTCGACGCCGCCGGCGCTCCCGCGGGGTTGCATGCCGGTGTGACCGCTGCGGCGGATCTGTTCGATGTGGACAGCGCGGAGGCCTTGGCACAACGCCTGGTGCGGGTGCTGACGGCGGTGGCCGAGGACCCGGGGACGCGGCTCGGTCGGGTCGAGGTGCTGGACGACGCCGAGCGTCGTCAGGTGGTGCTGGAGTGGAACGACACGGCGGTGGAGGTGCCGTTCGCGTCGCTGGCGGCGCTGTTCGCCGAGCAGGTCGCGTCGGATCCGGACTCGGTCGCGGTGGTGTGTGAGAGCACTGCTGTCACCTACCGCGAGATGAATGCCCGGGCTGGTCGTCTGGCGCGGCATCTGGTCGGCCTGGGTGTCGGCCCGGAGTCGGTGGTCGGGGTGTGCCTGGAGCGGTCGGTGGAGATGGTGATCGCGCTGCTGGCCGTGGTGAAGGCCGGAGGTGCGTACCTGCCGCTGGATCCGGAGTATCCGAGCGACCGCCTCGGGTTCATGGTCCAGGACGCCGGTCCGGTGTGCGTGGTGACGACGTCGGCGTTTGCCGGTTCCGTGCCGGTCGGGGACGTGCCGCTGGTGGTGCTCGATGAAGCGGACCTGTTCGAGGGCGGGTCTGCGACGCCGTTCGAGGATGTCGCCGTCCTGCCTTCGCATCCGGCGTATGTGATTTTCACGTCGGGGTCGACGGGGCGTCCGAAGGGGGTGATGGTTCCGCAGGCCGGTGTGGTGAATCGTCTGCTGTGGATGCAGGGGCAGTATGGGCTGACTGCCGCGGATCGGGTGGTGCAGAAGACGCCGTTCGGGTTCGACGTGTCGGTGTGGGAGTTCTTCTGGCCGTTGATTTCGGGTGCCGGCATTGTGGTGGCTCGCCCCGGAGGCCATCGTGATCCCGCATATCTGGCCGACCTGATGCGCCGCGAGCAAGTCTCTGTGGCGCACTTCGTGCCGTCGATGCTGAAGGTGTTCCTGCGCGAACCTGCGGCTGCAAACTGCGCCGATCTGCGCTGGGTGTTCTGCTCCGGTGAAGCGCTGCCGCCGCTGGTGCGGGACCGTTTCGCCGAGGTGGTCGGGGCGCCGCTGCTGAACTTGTACGGGCCGACCGAGGCGTCCATCGACGTGACCGCTTCCCGCTGCGTGTCGGACGACGGTCCGGTGTGGATCGGGCGGCCGGTGTGGAACACGCAGGTGTTCGTGCTTGACGGTTCGCTCAATCCGGTGCCGCCTGGGGTGGCCGGTGAGCTGTATCTGGCCGGTGTCCAGTTGGCCCGCGGCTATGTGGGGCGTCCAGGGCTGACCGCTGAGCGGTTCGTGGCCGACCCCTTCGGCGCGTCGTCGCGGATGTACCGGACCGGCGACGTGGTGCGCTGGGGTTCGGGCGGCCTGGAGTATCTGGGGCGCGCCGATGACCAGGTGAAGATCCGCGGCTTCCGCATCGAACTCGGCGAGATCGAGACCGTGGTGGCCGGGCACGATCTGGTGTCGCAGGCAGCTGTCGTGGTCTGGGAGGACGTGCCGGGCGACAAGCGTCTGGTGGCCTACATCGTCGCCACCGACCCGTCCGACGAGGGCCTGTCGGCCGGGCTGCCGTCCGCGGTGAAGGCACTGGCCGCAGCGTCTCTTCCGGAGTACATGGTTCCCTCGGCGGTGGTGGTGCTGGATGCGCTGCCGTTGTCGGTGAACGGGAAGCTGGATCGCAAGGCTCTGCCGGCGCCCGACTATGCGGCGAACTCGAGTGGTCGGGCTCCGTCCACGGTGGTGGAGGAAGTCCTGTGTTCGGTGTTCGCCGAGGTTCTTGGTCTGGAGCGGGTCGGGGTCGATGACAACTTCTTCGAGCTCGGCGGGCACTCGCTGCTGGCGGTGACGCTCCTGGAGCGTCTGGCCAAGCGCGGTGTCTCGGCAAGCGTCAGGGCTCTGTTCTCCTCGCCGACTCCGGCCGGGATCGCGGCCGTGGCTGGAATCCCGCAAGTGGTGGTGCCGCCGAACCGCATCCCCGCCGAGGCCACCGCCATCACCCCGGACATGGTCACGCTCGTCGACCTCACCCAGGCCGAGCTGGACCTGATCGTGGCCAAGGTGCCCGGCGGCGCGGCGAACGTCGCCGACATCTATCCCCTGGCTCCGTTGCAGGAGGGCATGTTCTTCCATCACCTGATGGCGCAGGACGCCGGCGGCGCGGACGTGTACATCCAGCCGCTGGTGGTCCAGTTCGACTCCCGTGATCGCCTGGACGCGATGCTGTCGGCGTTGCAGCAGGTGGTGGACCGTCACGACATCTACCGCACCGCCGTCATGTGGGAAGGCCTGCCCGAGCCGGTCCAGGTCGTCAGCCGCCAGGCCGTCGTTCCCGTCACCGAACTCGCCCCGGACGGCGATGCCGATGCCGACGCCGACCCGACAGCCCGGCTCCAGGCCATGGCCGGCGCGCACATGGACCTGGACCGGGCCCCGCTGATCCGGGTGTCCGTCGCCGAGGAGCCGGGCACGGGACGTTGGTCGGCGCTGCTCCAGATGCACCACATGCAGCAGGACCACACCGGTCAGGAGATCCTGCTGGACGAGATCTCGACGATCCTGCGTGGCGACGCCGACAGGCTGCCGAAGCCGTTGCCGTTCCGCGACTTCGTCGGGAACGCACGCCTGGGAGTCTCTCGTGAGGAGCACAGCCGGTTCTTCGCGGAACTGTTGGGCGACGTGACCGAGACGACCGCGCCGTTCGGTCTGCTGGACGTGCACGGTGACGGATCGGCAGTGGCGCGGACCCGAGCGCTGGTGGATCACGAACTGGCCGGCCGGATCCGGGAGCAGGCCCGGGCTCTCGGGGTGTCGGCGGCGACGTTGTTCCACGTCGCGTGGGCTCGGG harbors:
- a CDS encoding amino acid adenylation domain-containing protein produces the protein MELGEIEAVVLDHASVSQAAVLVREDTPGDKRLVAYVVATDPDHSQPPTDPPTDLPTDSLTDLPSSVKASAAERLPEYMVPSAVVVLEALPLTVNGKLDRKALPAPDYAANSTGRAPTTAAEEALCSVFAEVLGLERVGVDDNFFELGGHSLLAVRLVSRIRSVFDVELTLRTVFEAPTVVDLAGRLAGAGAARVALAPWARPERIPLSYAQERLWFLEQLALSRSMYNVPIVVRVNGLDTAAMAAAFRDVLERHEMLRTVFPAWDGRPYQAVIPMPDLDWEMSTAEVAEADLPEAITQAVWQPFDLATGIPLRVRLLEAGPGDFVMVVVVHHIATDGWSMGPLARDVSVAYAARSQGSAPVWEPLPVQYADYSLWQRELLGSEDDPDSVQSRQIAYWREALAGAPEELELPRDHARPEVADHRGHTARLAVPAEVHADLAELVRSRGVTLFMVMQAALALLLSKLGAGTDIPIGSPVAGRTDEALDDLIGFFVNTLVLRTDVSGDPTFEQLLEQVREVTLSAMANQDVPFERLVEALSPTRSLARHPLFQVMLVVQNNEAGKLELPGLEASGMPAGEPAARLDLELSITETFDEAGNPAGLRGSVTAAADLADAQSAEVLADRFVRVLTAVAAEPRLRTGQVDVLGSVERRRVVEEWNGTAVEVPFASLAALFAEQVASNPDSIAVVCEDSAVTYREVDARAARLARHLAGLGVGPERVVGVCQERSVEMVVCLLAVLKAGGAYLPLDPEYPADRLGFVVQDAGAVCVLTSEALRAVLPASDDVPIVVLDELPSQPEADGSLFEDVAVLPSHPAYAIFTSGSTGRPKGVMVPQAGVVNRLQWMQGQYGLTSADRVVQKTPFGFDVSVWEFFWPLISGAGLVMARPGGHRDPGYLAGLMRREHVSVAHFVPSMLEVFLREPAAADCSGLRWVFCSGEALPGSVRDRFAEVVGAPLLNLYGPTEASVDVTASRCAYDDGPVWIGRPVWNTQVFVLDAALNPVAPGVAGELYLAGVQLARGYAGRSGLTAERFVANPFDPGTRMYRTGDVVRWGSGGLEYLGRADDQVKIRGFRIELGEIESVVSDSPLVSQAAVIAREDVPGDKRLVAYVVSADGGTPDGDLAAAVRATAAERLPEYMVPSAVVVLDALPLSVNGKLDRKALPAPDYAANSTGRAPSTVVEEVLCSVFAEVLGLERVGVDDNFFELGGHSLLAVTLLERLANRGVSASVRALFASPTPAGIAAVAGVPQVKVPPNRIPVDAQEITPDMVTLVDLSQAEIDLIVAKASGGAANIADIYPLAPLQEGMFFHHLLAQDAGTADVYIQPLVVQFDSRDRLDTMLAALQQVVDRHDIYRTAVIWEGLPEPVQVVSRRADLPVMQTVLDDGGDCDAIAQLLAAAGPSMDLDRAPLLRVVTARDLGTDQWLVLIQIHHLLQDHTSHDVLMEELAAILRGEGHLLPAARPFRDFVAHARLGVSREEHSRFFAELLGGVTEPTAPFGLLDIHGDGEDVEEVELAVDDALAGRIREQARVLGVSAATLFHVAWARVLASVSGRDDVVFGTVLFGRMNAGEGADRVPGPFMNTLPVRVEVGASSVGAAVAGMQSQLADLLVHEHAPLAVAQQASGVVAPAPLFTSILNFRHSHRNTDNGHEPSADTQVKGIRTVYARERTNYPLSVTVDDVGTGFVIGVAVTAPVGPEQVSALLHTAVDGLLDALEQAPDTSLVAVATLAGADRSQVLEAWNDTAVPVTWALVPEQFAERVAECPEAAAVVCGDIAVSYGELDARANRLGRHLRSVGVGPESVVALRMPRGVEMVVAVLGVWKAGGAYLPLDPDYPAERLEFMIADAAPACVLTADAVAGAVADQSLSSAPLEALPRSADALAYVIYTSGSTGRPKGVQITHGGLANYVVWAAGAYGASGQRSAVLHSSLAFDLTVTSVFVPLVSGSAVTVDAVGGVEGLAGVLARGGGFGVLKVVPGHLPLLGASVPASGLAAAARTMVVGGEALPGSVVRDWLAASPRSVVVNEYGPTETVVGCCVYLVGTGDEVPDSVPIGRPIANMRMYVLDGGLLPVPPGAVGKLYIAGAQMARGYGGRPGLTAGRFVADPFEASARMYRTGDLARWSAEGVLEFLGRADDQVKVRGFRIEPGEIEAVLADLEPVSQAAVIAREDSPGDKRLVAYIVPADPGQEDWDDLLTGLPAHIKASAAERLPEYMVPSAVVVLDALPLTVNGKLDRGALPAPDYGAMSTGRAPSTPLEEALASLFAEVLGLERVGADDDFFALGGHSLLATRLVGRIRSQLGVEMGIRAVFEKPTVAGLAERLAAPKETAVKKARPALRPRRGNGEF